Within Bacillus solimangrovi, the genomic segment TCCTGTAAGTAATGCATCATCTGTTTGAATTAAACCTGCACCAACAAGTGGGCCAACAGCGTTTGCAATATTATTCATTCCTGCTGAAAAGCTTTCAATAAATCCAGCTATAATTAACAAACTAGTAAATATTTTTGTATAATAGTTAGATTTTTTCCATTTTTTGATCACACTTGAACGAAGAATATACTTACCACATAAATAAGAAATTAGGAAAGCTATAATTGGTATAATGAGCCAAAACATAATAATGACAACTAAAGTGTTCATGTTTAACACTCTTAAGCTAACTCCTACACCAACTATCGCTCCAACTGCAACTTCGCTCGTTGACAATGGAATTCCAAGCAGATTTGCGATAAGCAAGGATAATGAAGCTGAAACTAAAACGACGATAACTATATTTATCGTCAAATATTCCTCTGATACAATACCCTTGCCTATCGTATGAACTACTTCTCCCCCACCAAATATCGCTCCTAAAAAAATCCCTATCGCACATACCCCTAGAGCTAATCGTTTATTTCGAATTGCTCCCGATCCATATGCAACGGATATTGTCGCAGCAGCTCCACTTGCACCTATATTTAATGCAAAAAAATATGAAACGATAAATGCAATAACTATAAGAGACATTTAACTCACTATCCTTCTGAAGGAGGATCTAAATGTAGGCCACACTCTGTTTTATTACTATTTCTCCAACGCCCACTCCTACTATCTTGACCTTCAACAATTTGATGAGTACAAGGTGCACATCCTATACTAGGGTACTGCTGATCATGAAGGGGATTATATGGTAGATCATTCCTTTTCACAAAACTCCAAACTTCTTCCTCTGTCCAATGAATTAGAGGACATATTTTTATTGATTGAAATCGCTCATCCTTATTAATAAATTGAACATGTTTCCTTGTTTCGGATTGTTCTCTCCGAAGTCCTGAAAGCCAAGCTGTGGCTTTTGATAATTGGTCTTCCAGCGGTTTGACTTTACGATAATAACAGCATTGATTAGGATTGCGTTCCCAAAGTTTTGCACCAAATTTCTTCTCCTGTTGTTCAAGAGAAAGTTCAGGTTTCACTAATTCGATTCGCAGTTCAGGAAAACGTTTTTGAATTTTTTCAATTGTTTCGTATGTCTCAGCAAAATGTAGTCCTGTATCTAAAAAGATTACACGAGCATCTTGTTTAATTTTGGCAATTAGATGCAACAATACCATTGCTTCTAAACCAAAACTACAAGCATACACAAGCTCATCACCGTATTCCTTATACGACCACTCTAAAACAGAGTGTGCTCCTTGAGTACCATCTTCCAAATCAAATGGAATTTGTGGTTCATACCAATTTTTATAATTTAATTTCACTCCAAATTCAAACCTCCTTTTTAAAAATTCCTAATCGTTTTTTATTCCAAGTTTACCAATCAGAATTAACGATTTTTATTGAGCATAAAATAAGTTACGACCTTTTGCAAGATATTTTTAGAAAATTAACTAATATCTAAAAATATCTTGCAATTAAAATTAATTTGTAATAGAGTAATGACTAATCAATAATTAAATATCTTCTTAATTGAACATATGCAACAACTAACTTTCTTATCCAGAGAGATTGAGGGATCTGGCCCTATGAAATCTCAGCAACCAACACAATGTGTGGGTGCTCCTTCCAGCAAGCATTCGCTTGAGAGATGAGAAGAAGTGGAACTATTCTAAGTCCTTCTTCGAAGGACTTTTTTTATTTTTATGGAAAATTTAAGTTTTTCAACGAAAAGAATCACTAAGAATTCATGTAAAGCTTTCCTTACAACTATTTAAAAATATGGAATGAGGGATAAAAATGAACTATAAAATTGAGACTCAATTAGCCCAACTTGGAAATCGAAGTGAAGAAGTAACAGGAACTGTTAATCCACCCGTTTATTTTTCAACTGCTTATCGTCATGCTGGAATTGGGGAATCAACTGGTTATGACTACATTCGCACTGGAAACCCTACGAGGGAAATACTCGAAAATTCAATTGCGAAACTTGAACGAGGAACACGTGGTTTTGCATTTAGCTCAGGAATGGCTGCCATTCAAAACATTTTCTTATTATTTGAACCTGGAGATGAATTTATCGTAACAAAGGACATCTATGGTGGAAGTTACCGATTGTTTGAAAATACGTTTAAGAAATTTGGTTATTCATTTACCTACATTCATAGTTCAGATCCGCAAGACTATGAAGAAGCAATTACAGAGAGAACGAAAGCAATTTTTATTGAATCACCAACTAATCCACTAATGATCAAAACAGATATTAATGGTTTAGCAACTATTTCAAAAAAACATAATCTACTATTAATAGTGGATAACACATTTTTCACGCCAATGCTCCAAAGACCGTTAGAATCTGGAGCAGATATAGTCATTCATAGCGCAACAAAATTTTTAGGTGGCCATAATGATGTGCTTGCTGGATTAGTCGTTGCGAAAGATGAAACAATGTGTGAAGAACTATCAAGTATTCAAAATGCGTCTGGTGCTGTACTGTCACCTTTTGATTCCTGGTTACTTCTTAGAGGAATGAAAACATTAGCGTTACGAATGAGGCAACACGATCATAATGCTAATGAAATAGTGAAATTTTTGAATAATCACCCATCAATTGAAACCGTTCTATACCCAGGTGCAGGTGGTATGCTTTCATTTAAAGTACATGATGAAAACATTATTCAAACTTTACTAAAGAAGTTTGAAATTGTTACGTTCGCTGAAAGCCTAGGCGGAACAGAAACATTTATTACCTATCCTGCAACACAAACACATATGGACATTCCTGAAGAAATACGTACAAGTTACGGTGTTTGTAATCGTTTATTACGTGTCTCAGTTGGACTTGAGCACATCGAGGATCTTATTTCGGATTTTAATCAAGCGTTTCTAAACACATTACAAGAGGTGAATGGTGATGAGTAATTATTCCATACAAACGAGATTGTTGCATAACACATATTCAATTGATCAAACAACAAATGGCGTAAGTACACCTATTCACCATGCATCTACCTACCACCAAGAGGATACGGATCAGTTTGGAAAGTACGATTATTCACGCTCTGGGAACCCAACGAGAGAAGCATTAGAAACTGCAATTGCTGATTTAGAAGGTGGAACGAATGGATTTGCATTTGCTTCAGGAATGGCTGCAATCTCTACATCCTTATTGTTGTTATCAAGAGGTGATCATCTACTTGTTACTGAGGATGTATATGGTGGTACATTTAGGTTCGTTAGCCAAGTTTTAAACCGCTTTGGAATTGAATACACGTTTGTCGACATGACAAATTACGAATTAGTCAAAAACAGTTTTCAAGAAAATACGAAAGCCGTATATCTTGAAACACCATCAAATCCATTACTAACTGTTACTGACGTACGAGCAATATCTTCATTGGCAAAGCAACATAATTGCTTAGTCTATGTCGATAATACGTTCTTAACTCCTGAAATACAGCAACCACTTCAATTAGGAGCAGACATCGTATTACATAGTGCCACTAAGTTTTTAGGAGGACATAGTGATGTAGTTGCTGGACTGGCAGTAACAAATAATGAAGAAATCGCAAAGCAATTATATTTCTTACAAAACACATTTGGTGCTGTACTTGGTCCACAAGATTGTTGGTTAATTTTGCGCGGTTTGAAAACTTTACATGCCCGCCTAAAACTATCAGTACAATCAGCAGAAAAAATAGCAGCTTTTTTAGAAAAGCATCCGTTAATAAAAGAAGTCTACTATCCAGGTCTTAAAAACCATCAGGGTTATGAAATACAAAAGAATCAAGCCAAAAACGGGGGTGCTGTACTATCATTTTTATTAGAAAGTAAAGAACATGTGCAGCAATTTGTTGAACACATACAAATACCTGTATTTGCAGTTAGTTTAGGAGCTGTAGAATCAATCCTATCTTATCCAAAAACAATGTCTCATAGTTCTGTACCAGATGATGAATGTGAAAAAAGAGGGATTCAAGATGGATTATTAAGACTTTCAGTAGGGTTGGAAGATCCAGATGAACTTATCACTGATATAAATCAATCTTTGGAGAAAATAGTGAAGAAAGAAACTTTATTTTCAAAATAAACAAAATGAATTAAAAATTCGATAATTGCAAACTATATTAATAGGAAGAAACTCGTCATAATGATGATTGAAATTTCACTTATTATATAGAAACATAATATACAACTATTCTTACAACTACTAAACTACTTCTAAACAGATAGAAAAGCAGGAACGATATGTCCCTGCTTTTTCTATTCATTATTTAAATGTATTTTTCACAACAACGTCTTCCAATGGAAAACGTCTAGTTCCATGTGCTGGTTCTGCTGCTTTACCTAGAGCAATGAGCATAACTGGTATGTAGCGAGATGATACATCGAAAACTTCAACAAATTTAGCTCGATCAAATCCTCCCATTGCTACAGTATCATATCCTTTTGCTTTAGCAGCTAACATTAGTTGACTTGCAGCCAATCCAGAATTAAGGACTGCTTCATCACGTGCAAATTGCTTATTCTCATAAGCTCCATTAATTTGTGAAAGTAACGCTGCCATTACTTCTTCATTCATGTAGCCACTCTCTACTGCTTCACCATACACACGTTCCGCATTTGTATTAGCTTCTAAATCACCTAATACAGCAATTGTAAGCGAACTGTCAATAACTTGCTGTTGATTGTAGGCAATAGGTAATAGTGTTTCTTTTTGCTTCTCATCATCAATCACAAAAAACTTCCAATGTTGCAAATTCCATGATGATGGAGCTTCAATTGTTGCTTCTAAAATTTCATTTAGAGTTTCTTCTGAAATCTTATGATCTTTTTCATACTTACGCACTGAATGTCTTTCTTTTATTGCTGTAATTACATCCATTCTCGTCACCTCTAATATGTATTTTTCCCAACCTTAATTAAAACGTTCAAATTCACAAAAATCAACTAATATGCTTGCATTTTTTTATTTAATTCGTTAATATATGTATTCTCAATGCCCTCCCTATTGACTCCTGTACTTACTTATAGGTTTAAAAAGTTTGATATATAGAGGTGTCAATCTTCAACAGTTTTCTCATACTTTTCACTCGTATTTAATATATTGAAATTCACCAAAAAATTCTTATCTATCACTATATATTTATGATTAATATGCATATTTCAGCAACAGAGACATAATTTTATTGAATGTAAGTTTTATATTAGCGATGAAAAATCTAAAAGATTTAAATTACCCATACAAAATATACAACCTTACCGAAACAATTAAGTGAAACTCCTTTTATCAGGGGTTTTCTTTTGTAGCACTACTTAATCCAGCTTTTATTTACGTCATTGTTAATCTATTAAAAAAACAATCACCACAGCGCCAATTAAAACTTCACAAGTTCGCCAATAAATTTAATGTTGACCGAATTAAAAATATGAGTATTATAGATATAAGAATCTTAACTTTTAATAATAACTGACGAATGTAACAGTTACGTTACAATTTTTTTAATCTCATGTGAAACTTTTTTCGGCACATAACCGTCTAATTAATTGTTGATAAATAAAAATAGAGTAGTCAACTATTATTTAAGGCCTTGTTTGTTGGTTAATAAGTTAAAATGTACAAATTCTACTAATTTAGTAAAATACTTGCAATAATGCACCTTAAATGATATTCTCAATCTTTCAAGTAAAATCTTAGTAACTAACTACCATATTGATTTATTTGAAAGAACCAAGCACAGGAGGTTTTTTTGTGAAGAATTATTTCAAACGAGTGTTTAAGGTTTTTAAAACCGATAAAACCTTGTTAATAACGGTATTACTATTATGGATTAAATCATATTTAATAATGCGTTTATTTTTCGATTTACCGCTAGATAATATGCTACAAGAATTCATACTATTGTTGAGTCCATTAAGCTCGGTTTTAGTTCTGACATTAATTACGGTCTCAATCTTTAGAAAGAATAAAAAACGTGGTTTATTTATCATGTATGTCACTTCTACGATTTTGTTATTTGCTAACGTAGTTTATTACAGATTTTTTGAAGATTTTATTACAGTCCCTATTTTGTTCCAATTCAAAAACTTTGGTGACCTGGGCGGTAGTGCAAAAGGTTTAATGGAGCCTTATGATATTTTAATGTTTATTGACGTTGTAGTATATTACTACTTTTTGAAAAAAGATCGCCAACCTACACTACAAAAGCATAATCGAAAACTAATTGCTACTTTCGCAGCATTATTACTATTAGTGAATGTTGGTTTAGCTGAAAAGGAACGTCCACAACTATTAACAAGAACATTTGACCGTGAGATGCTTGTTAAATTTTTAGGAGTATACAACTACCATGTATATGACTTAGCTGTACATTCTAAAGCTTCTGCTCAACGAACGTTTGCAGAAAGCAGTGATCTTACAGAAGTTGAAAACTACATTCAACGAGATATTAAGCAACCTAGTGAACTATTCGGTGTTGCCGAAGGAAAAAATGTCATTATGGTATCAATGGAATCACTCCAAAATTTCGTAATAAATTACGAGCTAAATGGTGAAGAGGTAACACCTTTCTTAAATGACTTAATTGGTGACAGTTTTTATTTCAATAATTTCTATCACCAAACTGGGCAAGGTAAAACATCTGACTCTGAATTCTTAGTTGATAACTCGTTATATCCGTTATCACGCGGAGCTGTATTTACAACAAATGCTTCGAATGAATACAATGCAATGCCAGAAATTTTACAGGATAATGGTTACACGACAGCTTCATTCCACGGTAATAATAAAAGTTTCTGGAATCGTGACATCATGTATCAATCATTAGGATATGATTATTTCTTCTCTGAACGTTATTACGACATTAAAGAAGAAGAGAGCATTAACTATGGGTTGAAGGATAAACCTTTCTTCCGTCAATCTATCCCAATGATGCAAGAACTTGAACAACCATTCCATTCGAAGTTTATCACATTAACAAACCATTACCCTTATTTGCTAGATGAAGAAGATGAAATGATCGCACCACATACTACTGGAAATAAAACTGTTGATCGATATTTCCAAACAGTTAGATATTTTGATGATGCACTGCGTGATTTCTTCGAACAATTAAAAGCTAATGGTCTGTATGAAAACTCAATCTTTGTATTGTACGGTGATCATTATGGAATATCTCAAAACCATAATCGTGCTATGTCTGAGGTTATTGGCAAAGAAATTACACCATTTGAACATATACAGCTCCAAAAAGTACCTTTATTGATCCACATTCCTGGTATGGAAGGGAAAACAATGGAGACAGTATCTGGTCAAATCGATTTAAAACCTACTATTTTGCACTTACTTGGAATTGAACAAGAAAATGACATTCAATTTGGTGCAGATTTGTTCGCAACAAACCGTGATGATTTTGTAGTCCTACGTGATGGAAGTTTTATTACTGACGAATACGTTTATACGAAAGAAACATGTTATGATAAAACTACTGGTCAACCAACCGAAGATTCTTTATGTGAACCAGCCAAAGAAAAAGCTCAACTTGACTTAAACCTATCGGATAAGGTCGTTCAAAGTGACTTACTTCGTTTTTTAGACAGTGAGAAAAATACCACTGAAGAAGAAGCAAGTGGCAAATAGATAACATAAAATAAAACGTTCTGGCCTTAAGTCGGAACGTTTTATTTTTTTCATTTATGTGATGACACGCATGAAATATTCTCTTTTGCTTACCCTATTCATGAAGGAGTGATTTAAAATGACAAATAGACAGCCAAACAGCCCTGAACAAAAAGCTAAACTTGGTGGTCGTAAACATGAAACTGAATTTGGAAGTGAATTTGCACAGGGTGAACACAAACGTGCCCAAGGTGCTAAAGCACGTCAAAATAGAAATGATTAAAAACTTAACCCCGATACAGTGAACTGTACCCCAATTGTTAGAAATCGTCTAATAATGGGGTGCAGTTCATTTTACACTTACTTCTTTATTTACTAATATTCACAATAATATTTTTGCCTATTTACCGTTCACCATGTCAGAAATAGTAGAGAAGTCAATCGGCATATTGTTCTTTAACAACGCCTCAACAATTTGCTCTTCTTTATCCTCCGTTACTGGATGTCCTGCAAGCTGTGAAACTTGTTGAATTACTTGTCGAACCGTTTCTTCATCTTGAAAATTAGCATACTGAAGTGAATTTGCGAGCTGAAAAACATCATTCATATCTACACCTGTTTTCTTACCTATATTATCGAAAAATGAATTATTGAACATGTTGTCTTCCCTCCTATGATTACCTTCAACTTAATTTATGTAAATACCCAGACAATTGTGATTCATATCTCATAACAATTAAGTTTAAGGCAAAACTATCTATAATAGCTTAAGGAGGTATCCACTCATGATTCGAAGTTATTTAGCTCAAAGGTTATATGAACATGATATGAAGCTTGTTGAACTTGCTGAAGCAACTGGTTTAAGCAAAGGCGCTTTATCTGACCTTTATCACAACATGGCAGATGAAGTGAATCTAGATGTGTTAAATAAAATCTGTACTCATTTAGAAATTGATGTTGCTGACGTGCTCTCACTTGAAAAAGAATAGATAATTTCGCAATGAAAAGTCAAAGTTTAAGAACAAACAAATTCATTCTTACTAACCTAAAATAGGTTCTATATAGCAAAACTTCTATCTGTATAACGATAAAATAAACTACTTCATGCTACTCATTTGTAATGAATGTTAAAAAGTTAAACTTCCATTAGTGAGGGGGCTTCCCTCCCACTGATGGTTATTTGAATCAATCAGATAATTACTGACGATTTCTCACCAACTTAAATTTCGCTGACTCTTCTAAATTTTGAAGTGAGATTCTTAACTTTAATTGACACGTGATACATATAAAAAGACACTTCAAAATCCGAGATTTTTAAAGTGTCTTACAACCTTATTTATATTGAGCTTGATATGCATTTTGAAGCTGCATAGTATACTTACCAGGTTTACCATCAGCAATCTGTTCTCCATCAACGGTTACGATTGGCATCACTTCTAAAGTCGTGCTCGTTATAAATATTTCATCTGCTTGTTTGAATTGTTCCAATCTAATTTGCTCTTCCTTAATCGGAATATTAAGCTTCTTTGCTAACGACAATACGTTAGCACGTGTGATTCCGGCAAGAATGTGTCGTGATAAAGGTGTTGTATAAAGCATACCTTCTTTGATTATAAAAAGATTACTACTAGAACCCTCAGTCATAACACCATCTCGATGCAAGACTGCTTCGATTGCACCAGTATCAGCAGCTTCTTGTTTCACTAGTATATTCGGTAATAAATTTAATGATTTAATGTAACAGTTCAACCAACGTTCATCTTCTTTTACAATTACTGATGCCCCTCCCTCTCTAAGGTTAATCGAAACATCCTTTGCTTCACGTATTGTCATAGCGACTGCTGCTGCAGCTTCAGGGAAAAGATGTTGACGCTTAGCAACTCCACGAGTTACTTGCAAATAGACTACTGAGTCCTTTAAACCTGACTTTTCTATTCCTTCAAGAATCAACTCTTGAAAACCTTCTAATGTGTATGGTAACTTGATTCGAATTGCTTCCGCACTATCAATTAACCTTACTAAATGTTCAGTCAATCCAAAAGCTTCTCCGTTGTATACACGAACTACCTCATATACACCATCACCAAAATTATGTCCACGTTCATCAATCGGAACAACTAGCTGATCGATATCAATAAACTTACCATTATAGAAAGCTACTTCCACTGTTGTACAACTCCTTTTACTCAATTAATAAAGATGCTCCTATAATATGCTGAATTTTTTACTAATGCAATAATTTGAATCACAAAAGATTTGAAACACAAAAAATCATAAGGAACTTGAAGATTTTCAACCCCAAGCTCCTTATGATTAAGAATATTACTTATACACCGCGTTTATTGCCCCACAATAATGCATGCAGTTGTGGAAGTACACGGACATCATTCATTTCTTTACAGTCTATCACCTTATTTACTAACCACTCATAACTTTTTATTAAATGTAGTGCAAGTTCATTATTACTTTCAGAGATTAAGTTATCATTACCTACTTGTAAGTAAAAAGGTACGTTTGGATAACGCAAGTGAATATCTTTCGCATATTCAAAATCATCATCATTAAAAACAACGACCTTTAAACTCACATGTTCATTAATTCGGTTATCTTTCTCTAAGTTGTCAATGATTTGATCTAACATTAGAAAATCGGTTTTCATTTCTGAACTTGGAGGTTTAGGTGAAAGCGTTAAATCATCAATCTTAACAAACCAATCTTGCCACTTACTACCTTGAGTCTCCAGTGCAGTATTAAACCCTTCTTCTTTGAGTATATCTATTAATAATTGAATTTCTTTTAGTAATGCAGGATTACCACCAGAAATTGTAACATGATCAAATTGATCTCTACCAATCTGCTTTAGTTCACTCACAATATCACTAGCATTCATCTGCCTAATATCTTCTTTAGCTGAACCATCCCAAGTAAATGCAGAGTCACACCAACTACAGTGATAATCACAACCAGCTGTTCGGACAAACATCGTTTTACGTCCAGCACTCATTCCTTCACCTTGAATTGTCGGTCCGAAAATCTCAAGCACAGGGATACTCACTTAAAATCCCCCTTTTTAGGTCGATAAATGCAATAGCTCGTAGGAGTTTCACGTACAAGTATTTGCAAACATTTGGGCTGATTTTCCATCTTATCTAAGTGCTGTTGAATTCTTTCCCATAATTTTCGAGCGACAACTTCAGTTGTAGGAAAATGATTAGGGTCATCTTCATTAAAGTCATCATGATCATTCAATAATGAATGATCAAATCGACCATGAACTATTTTTTTTAATGTTTGAAAATTTACGAGAAAGCCTGTTTTGTCAAGCTCATCCCCTACTATTGTCACATTAACAAAATACGTATGTCCATGAACTTGTTGACATTTCCCAGCGTCAGAATGTGGAATAAAATGTGCAGCGGCAAATTGCATATCTTTATTTAATTCGTAATGATAGTCATGTTGAACTTGCGGATAAAATTGCTGAATCATAAAGTTTCACCTGATTTTTGTGCTAAATATTGCTCTAAGCCTCGTTGCCTTAATTCACAAGCAGGACATGTGCCACATCCATCTCCACGTACACCATTATAACAAGTCAGAGTTTTTTCTCTAACATAATCTAATACACCAAGTTCATCTGCAAGCTCCCAAGTTTCTGCTTTATTTAAATGCATCAAAGGCGTATGAATATAAAATTCATCATCCATTGATAAATTTAACGTAACATTTAGTGACTTAATAAAAATATCACGACAATCAGGATATCCACTGAAATCTGTTTCACATACCCCAGTAATCAGATGCTGTGCATTTATTTGTTTCGCCATCACAGCTGCAAATGAGAGGAACATCAAGTTTCTTCCTGGTACAAATGTATTTGGTAATTCCCCTTCTTCTCCTGCTTTTACTTCTATATCATTTCGAGTCAGAGCATTAGGTGCTAACTGATTCAACAACGACATATCTAACACCGTATTATTTACACCTAGCTCCTTAGCGATTTCCTTAGCACACTCAATCTCATGATTGTGCCTCTGGTTATAATCAAAGGTTACTGTCTCTACTTGCTCGAAATGTTTCAGTGCCCAAAATAAACATGTTGTACTATCTTGACCACCGCTAAATACTACGATAGCTTTCCCTAACTTCTTCATGTAAAATCTCCTTTTAATCTAGTTTTTTTCAGAGGGTTCCCTAGTACCTCCAGAGCGGATTATTTTGTACATTTCAAAAAATACGAATATCTTTTTTATATTAGATAACATTCTCTTCAAATAACAAAACACTCCGATAGTAACTATACCATATTATTTTTCATAATATGATCATTTTTTATTCGATAAAAACATGATATGATTACACTACAAACATATCAATATAAAATTTCCCATGTTTGTTGTTTATATTAAATTTATCAAAATATATTATACATATAATATATTCGATAGGGGGCTATAATATGGGGTCACTAATGCAACTTGTAGGACCATTAACCTTCAGTGCCGTGTTCTTCATCGGATTTGGTTTACTCTTCAAATTCATCCAAGTTCAAGGGCGCAAAAAACACGAAAATACAA encodes:
- a CDS encoding inorganic phosphate transporter, whose product is MSLIVIAFIVSYFFALNIGASGAAATISVAYGSGAIRNKRLALGVCAIGIFLGAIFGGGEVVHTIGKGIVSEEYLTINIVIVVLVSASLSLLIANLLGIPLSTSEVAVGAIVGVGVSLRVLNMNTLVVIIMFWLIIPIIAFLISYLCGKYILRSSVIKKWKKSNYYTKIFTSLLIIAGFIESFSAGMNNIANAVGPLVGAGLIQTDDALLTGGLVVALGAFLFGGKVVETNAKEITKLTLLQGTIISGTSGFLVIIASLFGIPIPLTQVTTTSIIGMDSAKIGINYWQKSIIRRIILVWVVSPFFSLVMSYTLMKAFFQKDGYTLFIILSIIIATLGTINLIVSIRKEKQSVHEHGGGI
- a CDS encoding phosphoadenylyl-sulfate reductase; the protein is MKLNYKNWYEPQIPFDLEDGTQGAHSVLEWSYKEYGDELVYACSFGLEAMVLLHLIAKIKQDARVIFLDTGLHFAETYETIEKIQKRFPELRIELVKPELSLEQQEKKFGAKLWERNPNQCCYYRKVKPLEDQLSKATAWLSGLRREQSETRKHVQFINKDERFQSIKICPLIHWTEEEVWSFVKRNDLPYNPLHDQQYPSIGCAPCTHQIVEGQDSRSGRWRNSNKTECGLHLDPPSEG
- a CDS encoding methionine biosynthesis PLP-dependent protein; the encoded protein is MNYKIETQLAQLGNRSEEVTGTVNPPVYFSTAYRHAGIGESTGYDYIRTGNPTREILENSIAKLERGTRGFAFSSGMAAIQNIFLLFEPGDEFIVTKDIYGGSYRLFENTFKKFGYSFTYIHSSDPQDYEEAITERTKAIFIESPTNPLMIKTDINGLATISKKHNLLLIVDNTFFTPMLQRPLESGADIVIHSATKFLGGHNDVLAGLVVAKDETMCEELSSIQNASGAVLSPFDSWLLLRGMKTLALRMRQHDHNANEIVKFLNNHPSIETVLYPGAGGMLSFKVHDENIIQTLLKKFEIVTFAESLGGTETFITYPATQTHMDIPEEIRTSYGVCNRLLRVSVGLEHIEDLISDFNQAFLNTLQEVNGDE
- the metC gene encoding cystathionine beta-lyase — encoded protein: MVMSNYSIQTRLLHNTYSIDQTTNGVSTPIHHASTYHQEDTDQFGKYDYSRSGNPTREALETAIADLEGGTNGFAFASGMAAISTSLLLLSRGDHLLVTEDVYGGTFRFVSQVLNRFGIEYTFVDMTNYELVKNSFQENTKAVYLETPSNPLLTVTDVRAISSLAKQHNCLVYVDNTFLTPEIQQPLQLGADIVLHSATKFLGGHSDVVAGLAVTNNEEIAKQLYFLQNTFGAVLGPQDCWLILRGLKTLHARLKLSVQSAEKIAAFLEKHPLIKEVYYPGLKNHQGYEIQKNQAKNGGAVLSFLLESKEHVQQFVEHIQIPVFAVSLGAVESILSYPKTMSHSSVPDDECEKRGIQDGLLRLSVGLEDPDELITDINQSLEKIVKKETLFSK
- a CDS encoding nitroreductase family protein, coding for MDVITAIKERHSVRKYEKDHKISEETLNEILEATIEAPSSWNLQHWKFFVIDDEKQKETLLPIAYNQQQVIDSSLTIAVLGDLEANTNAERVYGEAVESGYMNEEVMAALLSQINGAYENKQFARDEAVLNSGLAASQLMLAAKAKGYDTVAMGGFDRAKFVEVFDVSSRYIPVMLIALGKAAEPAHGTRRFPLEDVVVKNTFK
- a CDS encoding LTA synthase family protein — translated: MKNYFKRVFKVFKTDKTLLITVLLLWIKSYLIMRLFFDLPLDNMLQEFILLLSPLSSVLVLTLITVSIFRKNKKRGLFIMYVTSTILLFANVVYYRFFEDFITVPILFQFKNFGDLGGSAKGLMEPYDILMFIDVVVYYYFLKKDRQPTLQKHNRKLIATFAALLLLVNVGLAEKERPQLLTRTFDREMLVKFLGVYNYHVYDLAVHSKASAQRTFAESSDLTEVENYIQRDIKQPSELFGVAEGKNVIMVSMESLQNFVINYELNGEEVTPFLNDLIGDSFYFNNFYHQTGQGKTSDSEFLVDNSLYPLSRGAVFTTNASNEYNAMPEILQDNGYTTASFHGNNKSFWNRDIMYQSLGYDYFFSERYYDIKEEESINYGLKDKPFFRQSIPMMQELEQPFHSKFITLTNHYPYLLDEEDEMIAPHTTGNKTVDRYFQTVRYFDDALRDFFEQLKANGLYENSIFVLYGDHYGISQNHNRAMSEVIGKEITPFEHIQLQKVPLLIHIPGMEGKTMETVSGQIDLKPTILHLLGIEQENDIQFGADLFATNRDDFVVLRDGSFITDEYVYTKETCYDKTTGQPTEDSLCEPAKEKAQLDLNLSDKVVQSDLLRFLDSEKNTTEEEASGK
- a CDS encoding stage VI sporulation protein F encodes the protein MFNNSFFDNIGKKTGVDMNDVFQLANSLQYANFQDEETVRQVIQQVSQLAGHPVTEDKEEQIVEALLKNNMPIDFSTISDMVNGK
- a CDS encoding helix-turn-helix domain-containing protein produces the protein MIRSYLAQRLYEHDMKLVELAEATGLSKGALSDLYHNMADEVNLDVLNKICTHLEIDVADVLSLEKE
- the dat gene encoding D-amino-acid transaminase, with translation MEVAFYNGKFIDIDQLVVPIDERGHNFGDGVYEVVRVYNGEAFGLTEHLVRLIDSAEAIRIKLPYTLEGFQELILEGIEKSGLKDSVVYLQVTRGVAKRQHLFPEAAAAVAMTIREAKDVSINLREGGASVIVKEDERWLNCYIKSLNLLPNILVKQEAADTGAIEAVLHRDGVMTEGSSSNLFIIKEGMLYTTPLSRHILAGITRANVLSLAKKLNIPIKEEQIRLEQFKQADEIFITSTTLEVMPIVTVDGEQIADGKPGKYTMQLQNAYQAQYK
- the queE gene encoding 7-carboxy-7-deazaguanine synthase QueE — translated: MSIPVLEIFGPTIQGEGMSAGRKTMFVRTAGCDYHCSWCDSAFTWDGSAKEDIRQMNASDIVSELKQIGRDQFDHVTISGGNPALLKEIQLLIDILKEEGFNTALETQGSKWQDWFVKIDDLTLSPKPPSSEMKTDFLMLDQIIDNLEKDNRINEHVSLKVVVFNDDDFEYAKDIHLRYPNVPFYLQVGNDNLISESNNELALHLIKSYEWLVNKVIDCKEMNDVRVLPQLHALLWGNKRGV
- the queD gene encoding 6-carboxytetrahydropterin synthase QueD, yielding MIQQFYPQVQHDYHYELNKDMQFAAAHFIPHSDAGKCQQVHGHTYFVNVTIVGDELDKTGFLVNFQTLKKIVHGRFDHSLLNDHDDFNEDDPNHFPTTEVVARKLWERIQQHLDKMENQPKCLQILVRETPTSYCIYRPKKGDFK